A single window of Streptomyces sp. NBC_00464 DNA harbors:
- a CDS encoding ABC transporter ATP-binding protein: MRTPDTRRPLQGAGILRTALRRNVGAMAWGTVLMGLYQAGETAFPIALGLIVEHTLQHRSPGSLGVSIGALAVIITTVSLSWRFGMRVLQKANTTEAHRWRVQVAACGLQPVDRDIDLKSGEVLTIATEDADSTADIIEVVPLLISSLVAVLVAAVALGLADLRLGLLVIMGTVVILTILSVMSKRIGASTQEQQARVARAGAKVADLITGLRPLHGFGGNHAAFVSYRKVSTEAKHQAVTVARVNGAYAGAAQALNAVLAAAVTLTAGWLAFDGQITIGELVMAVGLAQFIMEPLKMFSEMPKYVMMARASAERMALVLGAPEATTPGPRRPAAGGDLEIDGVRYGTLRMLKLRVSAGEFVAITAYQPRAAADFASVLAVNVPPHAYEGVVRISGQEIADLSVEAVREHMLVNPYDAEIFAGTLRTNIDPSGTSRMVPEAVEASMLTDVVALHRTGLDHGVRDRGANLSGGQRQRLSLARALAADTDVLVLHDPTTAVDAVTEQLIARNLVKLRRGRTTVVITSSPAVLDAADRVLVLDDGVITAEDTHRNLLATDEAYCLAVAR, encoded by the coding sequence ATGCGAACTCCTGACACCCGCCGGCCCCTCCAGGGAGCCGGCATCCTCCGGACCGCGCTGCGCCGCAACGTCGGCGCCATGGCCTGGGGCACCGTCCTCATGGGCCTGTACCAGGCCGGCGAGACCGCCTTCCCCATCGCGCTCGGCCTGATCGTCGAGCACACGCTCCAGCATCGGAGCCCCGGCTCGCTCGGGGTGTCGATCGGCGCGCTGGCCGTGATCATCACGACCGTGTCGCTGTCGTGGCGGTTCGGGATGCGCGTCCTGCAGAAGGCCAACACGACCGAGGCGCACCGCTGGCGCGTACAGGTCGCGGCATGCGGACTCCAGCCGGTGGACCGGGACATCGACCTGAAGTCCGGCGAAGTGCTGACGATCGCCACCGAGGACGCCGACTCGACCGCCGACATCATCGAGGTGGTGCCGCTGCTGATCAGCTCGCTGGTCGCGGTGCTGGTCGCGGCCGTCGCACTGGGTCTGGCGGACCTCCGGCTGGGACTGCTGGTGATCATGGGAACGGTGGTGATCCTGACGATCCTGAGTGTGATGTCCAAGCGGATCGGCGCCAGTACCCAGGAACAGCAGGCCCGCGTGGCGCGGGCCGGCGCGAAGGTCGCCGACCTGATCACCGGCCTGCGCCCGCTGCACGGATTCGGCGGCAACCACGCGGCGTTCGTGTCCTACCGCAAGGTCAGCACGGAGGCGAAGCACCAGGCGGTCACCGTCGCCAGGGTGAACGGCGCGTACGCCGGAGCCGCGCAGGCCCTCAACGCGGTGCTGGCCGCCGCGGTGACCCTGACGGCGGGCTGGCTGGCGTTCGACGGGCAGATCACCATCGGAGAACTCGTCATGGCGGTGGGCCTCGCGCAGTTCATCATGGAACCGCTGAAGATGTTCTCGGAGATGCCGAAGTACGTGATGATGGCGCGCGCATCGGCCGAGCGGATGGCCCTGGTGCTGGGGGCGCCCGAGGCGACGACGCCGGGGCCGCGGCGCCCGGCCGCGGGCGGGGACCTGGAGATCGACGGCGTCCGTTACGGGACGCTGCGCATGCTGAAGTTGCGGGTGTCCGCCGGCGAGTTCGTGGCGATCACCGCCTACCAGCCGCGCGCGGCAGCCGACTTCGCGTCGGTCCTGGCCGTGAACGTCCCGCCGCACGCCTACGAGGGAGTGGTACGGATCAGCGGGCAGGAGATCGCGGACCTGTCGGTCGAGGCGGTCCGTGAGCACATGCTGGTGAACCCGTACGACGCGGAGATCTTCGCGGGCACCCTCCGTACGAACATCGATCCGTCGGGTACCAGCCGGATGGTTCCCGAGGCCGTCGAAGCATCCATGCTGACCGACGTCGTCGCCCTGCACCGCACAGGGCTCGACCACGGTGTCCGCGACCGCGGCGCGAACCTGTCAGGGGGACAGCGCCAACGGCTGTCCCTGGCCCGCGCCCTGGCCGCCGACACCGACGTCCTGGTTCTGCACGACCCGACCACGGCCGTCGACGCGGTCACCGAGCAGCTGATCGCGCGCAACCTGGTGAAGCTGCGCCGGGGCCGTACCACCGTCGTGATCACCAGCAGTCCGGCCGTCCTGGACGCCGCCGACCGGGTCCTCGTTCTGGACGACGGCGTCATCACGGCCGAGGACACCCATCGCAACCTGCTGGCCACCGACGAGGCCTACTGCCTGGCGGTGGCAAGGTGA
- a CDS encoding alpha/beta hydrolase-fold protein, with the protein MPPVTERIHAEDDFVAFGLPGTPGTDEFWETARTPASVPAVDGGWTTLFLRRGSPASIGFESWSEPVPLRRWRDTDCWYAQVHMPQRLRVTYQFLVDGAAYADPSNPVGAGPDRSVAATPDAPAQPHWPVVGADDVLPLPRTRLRWNSERLGGRRTVRVHPAGGGGPVVLLLDGDDWLYLHPAMSAFDSAVAGGEMPPVTLVFLPAKDRAAEFTGGSGLWQAVRDELLPLVAESGVTADLDRLVVAGQSLGGLSALNAALELPELVSRVACQSGSFWWTPGVKDLADPFGGPAGGSVAARLRERPDLSGLRIAFDVGEHETRMLPHCEPVETLTAEAGATVRVSRSASGHDRAGWRHALVRDVAWALG; encoded by the coding sequence ATGCCCCCGGTGACCGAACGGATCCACGCCGAGGACGACTTCGTCGCGTTCGGACTGCCCGGCACACCCGGCACCGACGAGTTCTGGGAGACGGCGCGGACGCCCGCGTCGGTGCCGGCCGTCGACGGTGGCTGGACCACCCTGTTCCTGCGGCGCGGCTCCCCGGCGAGCATCGGCTTCGAGAGCTGGTCCGAGCCGGTGCCCCTGCGCCGGTGGCGCGACACCGACTGCTGGTACGCCCAGGTGCACATGCCGCAACGGCTGCGGGTGACCTACCAGTTCCTGGTGGACGGGGCGGCGTACGCCGATCCGTCCAACCCGGTCGGTGCCGGCCCGGACCGTTCCGTCGCCGCGACTCCGGACGCCCCGGCCCAGCCGCACTGGCCGGTCGTCGGCGCCGATGACGTCCTGCCCCTCCCCCGCACCCGGCTCCGCTGGAACAGCGAACGGCTCGGCGGACGACGGACCGTGCGCGTCCATCCGGCGGGCGGTGGCGGACCGGTGGTCCTGCTGCTCGACGGGGACGACTGGCTGTACCTGCACCCGGCCATGAGCGCGTTCGACTCGGCTGTCGCAGGTGGTGAGATGCCGCCCGTCACGCTGGTCTTCCTTCCGGCCAAGGACCGGGCGGCCGAGTTCACCGGCGGATCCGGGCTGTGGCAGGCGGTCCGGGACGAACTGCTGCCTCTGGTCGCGGAGTCCGGGGTGACCGCGGACCTGGACCGGCTGGTGGTCGCCGGGCAGAGCCTCGGCGGGCTGAGCGCGCTCAACGCGGCGCTGGAGCTCCCGGAGCTCGTCTCCCGAGTCGCCTGCCAGTCGGGGTCGTTCTGGTGGACGCCCGGCGTGAAGGACCTGGCGGATCCCTTCGGCGGCCCCGCCGGCGGCTCCGTGGCCGCACGCCTGCGGGAGCGACCCGACCTGTCCGGTCTGCGGATCGCGTTCGACGTGGGGGAACACGAGACGCGCATGCTGCCCCACTGCGAGCCGGTCGAGACCCTGACCGCAGAAGCGGGCGCGACCGTACGGGTGTCACGGTCGGCGTCCGGCCACGACCGGGCAGGCTGGCGGCACGCCCTGGTCAGGGATGTCGCCTGGGCACTCGGCTGA
- a CDS encoding MbtH family protein, translating into MSTNPFDDPDGRFLVLVNGEGQHSLWPSFVEVPGGWAIAFDENTREACLDFVETNWTDLRPRSLAASMDA; encoded by the coding sequence ATGAGCACCAACCCGTTCGACGACCCCGACGGCCGGTTTCTCGTCCTGGTGAACGGCGAGGGCCAGCATTCGCTGTGGCCGTCCTTCGTGGAGGTGCCAGGGGGCTGGGCGATCGCCTTCGACGAGAACACCCGGGAAGCGTGCCTGGACTTCGTGGAGACCAACTGGACCGATCTGCGGCCCCGGTCCCTCGCGGCGTCCATGGATGCCTGA
- a CDS encoding GNAT family N-acetyltransferase, whose amino-acid sequence MTTVTPSPAPPMRGRAPAHSVRFGRADDAGELAELSMPFVRSGALRERPVSLYAARAADFLVAVGPGDRLEGCVGLCVYPAGPAEAGAPAGVLYNFCVAGHRQGCGVGAVLLRTALTMARARSLGALFTATTGGGQLFRRYGFTSTAACLAPVSWAQSLDPRRNARILARAV is encoded by the coding sequence TTGACCACGGTCACGCCGAGCCCCGCTCCTCCGATGCGTGGGCGCGCGCCGGCGCACTCCGTGCGCTTCGGCCGTGCGGACGACGCCGGCGAACTTGCCGAGCTGTCCATGCCCTTCGTTCGCTCGGGCGCCCTGCGGGAGCGGCCGGTCTCGCTCTACGCCGCCCGAGCGGCTGACTTCCTGGTGGCCGTGGGTCCCGGAGACCGGCTCGAAGGCTGTGTGGGCCTGTGCGTATACCCGGCCGGTCCGGCGGAGGCCGGCGCACCCGCGGGTGTTCTGTACAACTTCTGTGTGGCCGGGCACCGGCAGGGGTGCGGAGTGGGAGCGGTGCTGCTGCGTACGGCGCTGACGATGGCGCGCGCCCGGTCGCTCGGTGCGCTGTTCACGGCGACGACCGGTGGCGGGCAGTTGTTCCGGCGATACGGCTTCACTTCGACGGCCGCGTGTCTGGCGCCCGTTTCCTGGGCGCAGTCGCTGGATCCGCGGCGTAACGCGCGGATCCTCGCGCGGGCCGTGTAG
- the argB gene encoding acetylglutamate kinase, translated as MRPVVIKFGGNAMVDADLQRLFAQDVVELWHAGLRPVVVHGGGPQISAMLDRLGLESRFEAGLRVTTAETMDVVRMVLSGQVQRELVGQINAHGPFAVGMTGEDAHTMTAVRRAAQVDGRPVDIGLVGEIVDVNPGMVRTLLEQGHIPVVSPVARGEDGQVYNVNADLAASALAVALRADRLVMLTDVEGLYADWPRSTEVIRHLSADALTELLPGLASGMLPKMEGCLRAVRGGVPRAQVLDGRVPHAVLRGVLGSENGPGTLVVPGTVPSPGTGPDRDLSRV; from the coding sequence ATGAGACCGGTCGTCATCAAGTTCGGTGGCAACGCAATGGTGGACGCGGACCTGCAACGCCTTTTCGCCCAGGATGTCGTGGAGTTGTGGCACGCGGGCCTGCGTCCGGTCGTGGTGCACGGTGGCGGGCCCCAGATCAGTGCGATGCTCGACCGCCTCGGCCTGGAGAGCCGCTTCGAGGCGGGCCTGCGCGTGACCACGGCGGAAACCATGGACGTGGTGCGCATGGTGCTGTCCGGCCAGGTCCAGCGGGAGCTGGTCGGGCAGATCAACGCCCACGGCCCCTTCGCCGTGGGCATGACCGGCGAGGACGCGCACACGATGACGGCGGTGCGGCGGGCGGCCCAGGTGGACGGACGCCCGGTGGACATCGGTCTCGTCGGGGAGATCGTGGACGTGAACCCGGGCATGGTGCGCACCCTCCTGGAACAGGGCCACATCCCGGTGGTCTCCCCCGTGGCCCGCGGCGAGGACGGACAGGTCTACAACGTCAACGCCGACCTGGCCGCGTCCGCGCTGGCCGTGGCCCTCCGAGCGGATCGGCTGGTCATGCTCACCGATGTGGAGGGGCTGTACGCGGACTGGCCGCGCAGCACCGAGGTGATCAGGCACCTGTCGGCCGACGCACTGACCGAGCTGCTGCCGGGACTGGCGAGCGGGATGCTGCCGAAGATGGAGGGCTGCCTGCGGGCCGTCCGCGGTGGCGTACCCCGGGCACAGGTGCTCGACGGCCGGGTGCCGCACGCGGTGCTGCGAGGCGTACTCGGCAGCGAGAACGGCCCCGGCACCCTCGTGGTTCCGGGCACCGTCCCCTCGCCCGGTACCGGCCCGGACCGCGACCTGAGTCGCGTATGA
- a CDS encoding ATP-dependent Clp protease ATP-binding subunit — protein sequence MSMAFGSPFGSSDPFSEMLDRFFGTSPASSPPAVQRVPIGRLLTESSHELLGLATQKATENGTSDLDTEHLLWAATQVDPARQLLTQAGVDVDALAARIAEVLPREAGEPSAEPGLTPAAKRTLAAAYAGSRAAGVSYIGPEHILGALLEDPDSGATRFLRAEDMDTEKLRGRTDRATRADGAPAAGKEPSTTLDEFGRDLTEEAKAGRLDPVVGRAEEIEQTVEILSRRSKNNPVLIGEPGVGKTAIVEGLAQRIVAGEVPDTLKDKRVVSLDMSGMVAGAQYRGQFEERLKKVIEDVQASGGDIILFIDELHTVVGAGATGEGAMDAGNMLKPALARGELHVVGATTIDEYRKHIEKDAALERRFQPVLIPEPTVEEAVQILEGLRDVYEAHHQVRFADGALTAAAELSDRYISDRFLPDKAIDLMDQAGARVRLRSASRSTEVVSREDRLAKLRREKDQAVAGEEFEKASELKRQIAEVEGELAGIEERREGVVSVTASDIADIVSRRTGIPVSQLTAGEKEKLLRLEEEMHARIVGQDEAVTAVSEAVRRNRAGMGDPNRPVGSFLFLGPTGVGKTELAKTLAELLFGEEDRMIRFDMSEFQEKHTVARLVGAPPGYVGYEEAGQLTEKVRRMPYSVVLFDEVEKAHPDVFNTLLQILDDGRLTDGQGRTVDFRHCVVIMTSNIGAHRILAHKGDAAELKDELMEDLRGRFLPEFLNRIDDIIIFHSLTEEDLSTIVEHLLDRSKHRVHAQGLTLEVTEAAKKLLVAHGYQPEFGARPLRRTIQTELDNRVASLLLSGESGPGDTIVADVLDNSLHCTVRKGGSGAGAEQRDGAGSGAAQ from the coding sequence ATGTCGATGGCGTTCGGTTCACCCTTCGGTTCGTCCGATCCCTTCAGCGAGATGCTCGACCGCTTCTTCGGTACGTCACCGGCATCGTCGCCACCGGCCGTGCAGCGGGTGCCCATCGGCCGTCTCCTCACGGAGTCGTCGCACGAACTCCTCGGGCTGGCCACGCAGAAGGCGACGGAGAACGGGACCTCCGACCTCGACACGGAACACCTCCTGTGGGCGGCCACGCAGGTGGACCCCGCCCGGCAACTTCTCACCCAGGCCGGCGTCGATGTCGACGCGCTCGCGGCCCGGATCGCCGAGGTGCTGCCCCGGGAGGCGGGCGAGCCGTCCGCGGAGCCCGGACTCACACCGGCGGCGAAGCGCACCCTCGCCGCCGCGTACGCAGGGTCGCGGGCGGCCGGAGTGTCCTACATCGGCCCCGAGCACATCCTCGGTGCGCTCCTGGAGGACCCCGACTCCGGTGCGACCCGGTTCCTGCGCGCCGAGGACATGGACACGGAGAAGCTGCGGGGCCGGACGGACCGGGCGACCCGGGCGGACGGCGCCCCCGCCGCCGGGAAGGAGCCTTCGACGACCCTGGACGAGTTCGGCCGGGATCTGACGGAGGAGGCGAAGGCGGGCCGGCTCGACCCCGTCGTCGGCCGGGCCGAGGAGATCGAGCAGACCGTCGAGATCCTCTCGCGGCGCTCCAAGAACAACCCGGTGCTCATCGGGGAGCCCGGCGTCGGGAAGACCGCCATCGTGGAGGGGCTGGCCCAGCGCATCGTGGCCGGTGAAGTGCCCGACACCCTGAAGGACAAGAGGGTCGTCTCCCTCGACATGTCCGGCATGGTGGCCGGTGCGCAGTACCGCGGCCAGTTCGAGGAGCGGCTGAAGAAGGTCATCGAGGACGTCCAGGCGTCCGGCGGCGACATCATCCTCTTCATCGACGAGCTGCACACGGTCGTCGGCGCGGGCGCGACGGGCGAGGGAGCGATGGACGCGGGCAACATGCTCAAGCCCGCACTCGCACGCGGCGAGCTCCACGTGGTGGGAGCGACGACGATCGACGAATACCGCAAACACATCGAGAAGGACGCCGCCCTGGAACGCCGCTTCCAGCCCGTCCTCATCCCCGAGCCGACCGTCGAGGAGGCGGTGCAGATCCTCGAAGGGCTTCGGGACGTGTACGAGGCGCACCACCAGGTCCGCTTCGCCGACGGGGCCCTGACGGCGGCGGCGGAACTGTCCGACCGCTACATCAGCGACCGTTTCCTGCCCGACAAGGCCATCGACCTCATGGACCAGGCCGGTGCCCGCGTACGCCTGCGCAGCGCCAGTCGTTCCACGGAGGTCGTCAGCCGGGAGGACCGGCTGGCGAAGCTGCGACGCGAGAAGGACCAGGCCGTCGCCGGCGAGGAGTTCGAGAAGGCCTCGGAGCTGAAGCGGCAGATCGCCGAGGTCGAGGGCGAGCTCGCGGGCATCGAGGAACGGCGCGAAGGCGTCGTCTCGGTCACCGCTTCCGACATCGCCGACATCGTCTCCCGCCGCACGGGCATCCCGGTTTCCCAGCTCACCGCCGGCGAGAAGGAGAAGCTCCTCAGGCTGGAGGAGGAGATGCATGCCAGGATCGTCGGCCAGGACGAGGCAGTCACCGCGGTCTCCGAGGCCGTGCGACGCAATCGTGCGGGCATGGGCGACCCCAACCGTCCTGTGGGGTCGTTCCTCTTCCTGGGCCCCACGGGAGTGGGCAAGACCGAACTCGCCAAGACGCTGGCCGAACTGCTCTTCGGCGAGGAAGACCGCATGATCCGGTTCGACATGAGCGAGTTCCAGGAGAAGCACACCGTCGCCCGGCTCGTCGGCGCGCCTCCCGGATACGTCGGCTACGAAGAGGCCGGCCAGCTCACCGAGAAGGTCCGCCGCATGCCGTACAGCGTGGTGCTGTTCGACGAGGTGGAGAAGGCGCACCCCGACGTCTTCAACACACTGCTCCAGATCCTCGACGACGGCCGCCTCACCGACGGACAGGGCCGCACGGTCGACTTCCGCCACTGTGTCGTCATCATGACGTCCAACATCGGTGCCCATCGCATCCTCGCCCACAAGGGCGACGCGGCCGAGCTCAAGGACGAGTTGATGGAGGACCTCCGGGGGCGGTTCCTGCCCGAGTTCCTCAACCGCATCGACGACATCATCATCTTCCACAGCCTCACCGAGGAAGACCTGTCGACGATCGTCGAGCACCTCCTGGACCGGAGCAAGCACCGCGTCCACGCGCAGGGCCTGACACTGGAAGTCACCGAAGCGGCAAAGAAGTTGCTGGTCGCCCACGGCTATCAGCCGGAGTTCGGTGCCCGTCCGCTGCGCCGTACGATCCAGACGGAACTCGACAACCGCGTCGCCTCGCTGCTCCTGAGCGGGGAGAGCGGCCCCGGGGACACGATCGTCGCCGATGTGCTGGACAACTCGCTCCACTGCACGGTGCGCAAGGGCGGGTCCGGCGCCGGCGCCGAGCAGCGGGACGGCGCCGGGAGCGGCGCCGCCCAGTAG
- a CDS encoding TetR/AcrR family transcriptional regulator has protein sequence MTEAGERQPASRARLRRQPQQARSRARVEAILAAADRILSQEGYEALTTRRIAEEAGTPVGSIYQFYADKGAIVDALGRRYLDAFKAAIDELVERTVEGDLSDPVGTMVGVYAELVRSQTGGMALWAGRHLSPELARADEASNAHIAEGLQRIVEHLIGGPGGDRAQRATRMVVWAANAVLHEVFKSDGEPDLEAVDELKRMLNVYWEDLRGRLAAAEE, from the coding sequence GTGACGGAAGCAGGCGAGCGGCAGCCGGCATCGCGGGCGCGGCTACGGAGGCAGCCGCAGCAGGCGCGCAGCCGGGCCCGGGTCGAGGCCATCCTCGCCGCGGCCGACCGGATTCTGTCCCAGGAGGGGTACGAGGCGCTGACGACGCGGCGGATCGCCGAGGAGGCGGGCACGCCGGTCGGCAGCATCTACCAGTTCTACGCGGACAAGGGCGCCATCGTGGACGCGCTGGGCCGGCGGTACCTCGATGCCTTCAAGGCCGCCATCGACGAACTCGTCGAGCGTACGGTCGAGGGTGACCTGTCCGACCCGGTCGGCACGATGGTCGGCGTCTACGCCGAGCTCGTCCGGTCCCAGACGGGCGGCATGGCCCTGTGGGCCGGGCGGCACCTCAGTCCTGAGCTCGCGCGGGCCGACGAGGCGAGCAACGCGCACATCGCCGAGGGGCTGCAGCGCATCGTGGAGCACCTCATCGGCGGGCCCGGCGGTGACCGGGCGCAACGGGCGACGCGGATGGTGGTGTGGGCAGCCAACGCCGTGCTGCACGAAGTATTCAAGAGCGACGGCGAGCCGGACCTGGAGGCCGTGGACGAGCTCAAGCGGATGCTGAACGTCTACTGGGAGGACCTGCGCGGCCGGCTGGCGGCTGCGGAAGAGTGA
- a CDS encoding GH1 family beta-glucosidase — protein sequence MKAAPVTTSSTDATRLPRLPADFAWGASTAAYQIEGAADEDGKGASIWDTFVRRPGAVRDGHTGDIACDHHHRFDEDVTLMSRLGLDAYRFSVSWSRILPTGAGKVEPRGLDFYDRLVDALLDAGIEPTPTLFHWDLPQALEDEGGWLNRGTAHRFAEYAAVVAERLGDRVKRWITLNEPFVHMSFGYAFGVHAPGRALMLDALPVAHHQLLGHGLATAALRAAVPGGQILIANNCTPVRLRPDARQEKDVAAASAYDVLHNRLFNDPLLLGSYPDLSAYGMSDPSWGGVVREGDLATIAAPLDGLGVNYYNPTWITAPADPAAVLPFDLAEPAEPYERTAFGWPVVPEGLTELLTGLRARYGNDLPPVWITENGCSQPAGLRDQARIDYLAGHITAIALAVSHGVDVRGYFTWSLLDNFEWAEGYHQRFGLVEVDFTTRRRTPRASFEWYRDLIAFQRS from the coding sequence ATGAAGGCAGCGCCAGTGACGACGAGCTCCACCGATGCCACTCGACTTCCCCGGCTCCCGGCCGACTTCGCCTGGGGCGCCTCGACCGCCGCCTACCAGATCGAGGGCGCCGCCGACGAGGACGGCAAGGGGGCGTCCATCTGGGACACCTTCGTACGGCGCCCCGGGGCCGTGCGCGACGGGCACACCGGCGACATAGCCTGCGACCACCACCACAGGTTCGACGAGGACGTCACGCTGATGAGCCGGCTCGGGCTCGACGCGTACCGCTTCTCGGTCTCCTGGTCGCGCATCCTGCCCACCGGAGCGGGCAAGGTGGAGCCGCGCGGACTGGACTTCTACGACCGCCTGGTCGACGCACTGCTCGACGCCGGGATCGAACCCACACCCACCCTGTTCCACTGGGACCTGCCGCAGGCCCTGGAGGACGAGGGGGGATGGCTGAACCGCGGGACCGCCCATCGGTTCGCCGAGTACGCGGCTGTGGTCGCGGAACGGCTGGGCGACCGGGTCAAGCGGTGGATCACCCTGAACGAGCCCTTCGTCCACATGTCTTTCGGCTACGCCTTCGGCGTCCATGCTCCGGGCCGCGCACTGATGCTGGACGCACTGCCCGTCGCACATCACCAACTGCTCGGCCACGGCCTCGCGACCGCGGCGCTGCGAGCCGCCGTTCCGGGCGGGCAGATACTGATCGCCAACAACTGCACGCCCGTCCGTCTGCGCCCCGACGCCCGGCAGGAGAAGGACGTGGCGGCGGCCTCCGCCTATGACGTCCTGCACAACAGGCTCTTCAACGACCCGCTGCTGCTGGGGAGTTATCCCGACCTGTCGGCCTACGGCATGAGCGACCCGAGCTGGGGAGGAGTGGTGCGCGAGGGCGATCTCGCCACGATCGCCGCACCGCTGGACGGGCTGGGCGTCAACTACTACAACCCCACCTGGATCACCGCCCCGGCCGATCCGGCCGCCGTGCTGCCCTTCGACCTGGCCGAACCCGCCGAGCCGTACGAACGGACCGCGTTCGGCTGGCCGGTGGTCCCCGAGGGCCTCACGGAGCTGCTCACCGGCCTCAGGGCACGCTACGGCAACGACCTTCCACCGGTGTGGATCACCGAGAACGGCTGCTCGCAGCCGGCCGGACTGCGCGACCAGGCACGCATCGACTACCTCGCCGGGCACATCACCGCGATCGCCCTAGCCGTGTCCCACGGGGTGGACGTGCGCGGCTACTTCACCTGGTCGTTGCTCGACAACTTCGAGTGGGCCGAGGGCTATCACCAGCGCTTCGGCCTGGTCGAGGTCGACTTCACCACCCGACGCCGCACACCCCGGGCGAGCTTCGAGTGGTACCGCGACCTGATCGCCTTCCAGCGGTCCTGA
- a CDS encoding MFS transporter: MSHASTAGGPTVFAEPTAPVKAVWTVNLSLATLAVFMAFMTPIQILLPLQLEDIDPHDKNDALSLVTGLGALVAVLANPLAGAWSDRTTSRFGRRRPWILGGALAGAAGLSITATQHTVAGVAIGWCLAQAGLNAMLAGVTTPIADRVPITQRAQVSGWTGIMQSFGLVLGALITTLLITGVRSGYVTLAVLTVALALPFVLRHSEPPLPRALRPAFDARAFARSLWVSPRRHPDFGWAWLTRFLINLGNALGTLYLFYFLADAVHYGDPGTGVLILTVIYTLCAALTAIPAGVLSDRMGRRKVFVVLCSLVMAAAAVLLSLLHTWPSAIAAAAVLGAGYGIYLAVDQALVTQVLPEATDRAKDLGVINIANSGPQVLAPALASPIITHLGGYTGLYLTAALVILVGGLLVNRVRGVA; the protein is encoded by the coding sequence ATGTCCCACGCCTCCACGGCGGGCGGCCCCACCGTCTTCGCCGAGCCAACCGCCCCGGTCAAGGCCGTGTGGACGGTGAACCTCTCGCTGGCCACGCTGGCCGTCTTCATGGCGTTCATGACGCCCATCCAGATCCTGCTGCCACTCCAGTTGGAGGACATCGACCCGCACGACAAGAACGACGCGCTGTCGCTCGTCACCGGCCTCGGCGCGCTCGTCGCGGTGCTTGCCAACCCGCTCGCCGGCGCATGGTCGGACCGCACCACGAGCCGGTTCGGCCGCCGCAGGCCCTGGATCCTCGGCGGCGCCCTCGCCGGGGCGGCGGGGTTGTCGATCACCGCCACCCAGCACACCGTGGCCGGCGTCGCCATCGGCTGGTGCCTCGCGCAGGCAGGGCTGAACGCGATGCTGGCCGGGGTCACCACCCCGATCGCCGACCGTGTACCGATCACCCAACGCGCTCAGGTCTCCGGCTGGACCGGCATCATGCAGTCCTTCGGCCTCGTCCTCGGCGCGCTGATCACCACGCTGCTGATCACCGGCGTCCGCTCCGGCTACGTCACCCTCGCCGTGCTCACCGTCGCGCTGGCCCTCCCCTTCGTGCTGCGCCACTCCGAGCCGCCCCTGCCCCGGGCGCTGCGCCCCGCCTTCGACGCCCGCGCCTTCGCCCGCTCGCTCTGGGTGAGTCCCCGGCGGCACCCCGACTTCGGCTGGGCCTGGCTCACCCGGTTTCTGATCAACCTCGGCAACGCCCTCGGCACCCTCTACCTGTTCTACTTCCTCGCCGACGCCGTCCACTACGGCGACCCCGGCACCGGTGTCCTGATCCTCACGGTGATCTACACCCTCTGTGCCGCACTCACGGCCATTCCCGCCGGTGTGCTGTCCGACCGCATGGGGCGCCGCAAGGTCTTCGTCGTCCTCTGTTCGCTGGTCATGGCCGCAGCGGCGGTTCTGCTCTCCCTGCTCCACACCTGGCCGTCCGCCATCGCCGCCGCGGCCGTACTCGGCGCGGGTTACGGCATCTACCTGGCCGTCGACCAGGCCCTGGTCACCCAGGTCCTGCCCGAGGCCACCGACCGCGCCAAGGACCTCGGCGTCATCAACATCGCCAACTCCGGCCCGCAGGTCCTCGCCCCCGCCCTCGCCTCGCCGATCATCACCCACCTCGGCGGTTACACCGGCCTCTACCTCACGGCGGCCCTGGTCATCCTCGTCGGGGGTCTCCTCGTCAACCGCGTTCGCGGCGTGGCCTGA